Proteins encoded together in one Mycobacterium simiae window:
- a CDS encoding hotdog family protein, with protein MPEAGQITDEGLARLRATIGIAVPHTQPPHYVRPNEDCFRHVAESYGDANPLWTDPEYAAKSVWGESIAPPALVGGDTLIGEDEVTTLSDEDRALTKGDPLRGVHAFYASSSREWWAPLRANHRVFRRNALVAALDKSSEFADRAVHEWSAQVFRDDEGVILGAQYRNMIRTERSKARGRKKYEAVELKSWMPHEIAELDERYARETARGGDPRWWEDVDEGDDIGTLTKGPLTVTDMVCWHVGMGTGMYGVRPLRLAWRNRQRIPRFYTPNEHGVPDVQQRVHWEPEAARNAGNPTTFDYGRMRETWLIHLCTDWMGDDGWLWKLGCEFRLFNYVGDLHTITGRVVRKYLAEDARPAVDLELAATNHRGQITAPGNATILLPSREHGPVRLPDPPGRATNLTDLLTAVSARFAEA; from the coding sequence ATGCCGGAAGCCGGTCAGATTACCGACGAGGGATTGGCCCGGTTGCGTGCCACCATCGGCATCGCGGTTCCGCACACTCAGCCGCCGCACTACGTCAGACCCAATGAAGACTGCTTCCGCCACGTGGCGGAGAGCTACGGCGACGCCAACCCGCTGTGGACCGACCCGGAGTACGCCGCCAAATCCGTGTGGGGCGAGTCGATCGCGCCACCTGCGCTCGTCGGGGGCGACACCCTGATAGGCGAGGACGAGGTGACCACGCTCTCCGACGAAGACCGAGCTTTGACCAAGGGTGACCCTTTGCGCGGCGTCCATGCCTTTTACGCCTCTTCGTCGCGCGAGTGGTGGGCGCCGCTGCGTGCCAATCATCGCGTCTTCCGACGCAACGCTCTGGTCGCGGCGCTGGACAAGAGCAGCGAATTCGCCGATCGGGCCGTCCACGAGTGGTCGGCACAGGTGTTCCGCGACGACGAAGGCGTCATCTTGGGCGCGCAGTACCGCAACATGATCCGCACCGAGCGCAGCAAGGCGCGCGGCCGCAAGAAGTACGAGGCCGTCGAGCTGAAGTCGTGGATGCCGCACGAAATCGCGGAATTAGACGAGAGATACGCGCGCGAAACAGCGCGCGGCGGCGACCCGCGATGGTGGGAGGATGTCGACGAGGGTGACGACATCGGAACCTTGACCAAAGGCCCGCTGACGGTCACCGACATGGTCTGCTGGCACGTCGGCATGGGGACCGGGATGTATGGGGTGCGGCCCCTGCGGCTGGCATGGCGCAATCGGCAGCGCATTCCCCGTTTTTACACGCCCAACGAACATGGTGTGCCCGATGTGCAACAGCGGGTGCACTGGGAACCGGAGGCAGCCCGCAACGCCGGGAATCCCACCACCTTCGACTACGGCCGGATGCGCGAGACGTGGCTTATCCACCTGTGTACCGACTGGATGGGTGACGACGGCTGGCTGTGGAAGCTCGGCTGCGAATTCCGGCTCTTCAACTATGTCGGCGATCTACACACCATCACCGGAAGGGTGGTCCGCAAGTATCTCGCCGAGGACGCTCGGCCGGCTGTCGACCTCGAGCTGGCGGCGACAAACCACCGTGGCCAGATCACCGCGCCGGGAAACGCCACCATTCTGCTGCCCAGCCGCGAACACGGACCCGTCCGGTTACCCGATCCACCCGGACGGGCAACCAACCTAACCGACCTGCTCACCGCCGTGTCGGCGCGATTCGCCGAAGCCTGA
- a CDS encoding enoyl-CoA hydratase/isomerase family protein gives MSTYQRLVVEKSDGVGWLILNRPNAGNAFDSLMLDELERAWADLEDDPAVRVIVNTANGDAFCTGMDVVQVARNKEAMRRHSRRTRDAELKISSWHCGVWKPVIAAVNGVCAGGGLHLVADADIVIAAERASFVDPHVSLGQAVAYEAITLLRKSPMEAITRMALSGKGERISAQRAYELGIVSEVVPADQLHAAAGRLATAIAANSPTALRATKKALWHSLEVGMTQAHEDAADEIWRLRHHPDHAEGARAWREKRTPRWQPLSNAAEAS, from the coding sequence GTGAGCACTTACCAACGGTTGGTAGTGGAGAAGTCCGACGGTGTCGGCTGGCTCATCCTGAACAGGCCGAACGCGGGTAACGCCTTCGACTCGTTGATGCTCGACGAACTCGAGAGGGCCTGGGCTGACCTCGAGGACGATCCCGCCGTCCGGGTGATCGTCAACACGGCCAACGGCGATGCATTCTGTACGGGCATGGACGTGGTGCAGGTGGCGCGCAACAAGGAGGCGATGCGCCGGCATTCACGTCGGACCCGGGACGCCGAGCTGAAGATCTCGTCATGGCACTGCGGTGTATGGAAGCCCGTGATCGCGGCCGTGAATGGCGTTTGCGCCGGCGGCGGCCTGCACCTGGTGGCCGACGCCGACATCGTGATCGCGGCCGAGCGGGCCTCGTTCGTCGACCCGCACGTGTCGCTCGGTCAGGCCGTCGCCTACGAGGCGATCACGCTACTTCGCAAGTCCCCGATGGAGGCGATCACCCGAATGGCGTTAAGCGGCAAAGGCGAACGCATCTCGGCGCAACGGGCCTACGAATTGGGCATCGTGTCCGAAGTGGTACCCGCCGACCAGCTCCACGCCGCGGCGGGTCGGCTCGCCACCGCGATCGCCGCAAATTCCCCAACCGCGCTGCGGGCCACCAAAAAGGCGCTGTGGCATTCCCTGGAAGTCGGTATGACCCAGGCGCATGAGGATGCCGCCGACGAAATCTGGCGGCTGCGTCATCATCCCGATCACGCCGAGGGCGCCCGGGCGTGGCGCGAGAAGCGCACGCCGCGCTGGCAACCGCTGTCGAACGCCGCGGAGGCGTCATGA
- a CDS encoding class I adenylate-forming enzyme family protein, whose amino-acid sequence MRRRYRAAGLWTGDPVDMVRSAAARSPGRPAVVDRGAELTYGELDKRIDSAAVAMVDAGVVRGSAIVLVVGNDVDSVVAIHAALRVDALVLLVPRSAGAKQLADIIARTRARVGSAPNWTTVSQPELSGLCRWIDLGDGQRGSAGSPRPARPADEPSVVLYTSGTTSRPKGVIHSLSTLAKASANYTAAAGLGAEDRIFLISPLASVTGVLQALFIGPMLAIPVILEDRWDPSATCELLVTSGATWYGGPDRLLDRILDEAATRDGAVPLRAVYLGGTTLDRRIVERVERDFGIVVMRAYGSSEVPVSTSGLRDEPRVVRHADDGVPLEDVDVRIGSVAEPAECCIKGPHTFLGYTDAQDDELAFDGEWFRTGDVAEIVGGRVRIVGRIKDIVIRNGLKIPAAEVEEAVSRIAGVRECAAYAVADNTTGERLAMAIVLEPEVEMTLAEVAEALLSEGLPKYKLPEELVLWDEPLPVNANGKIDRTKLDARSAGRRRLIADRLATAG is encoded by the coding sequence CTGCGCCGTCGCTACCGCGCGGCCGGTCTCTGGACCGGGGATCCGGTTGACATGGTGCGATCCGCTGCCGCGCGGTCTCCCGGCCGCCCCGCCGTGGTGGATCGCGGTGCCGAGCTCACTTACGGGGAGCTAGACAAGCGCATCGATTCGGCCGCCGTGGCCATGGTCGATGCCGGAGTGGTCCGCGGCAGCGCGATCGTCTTGGTGGTTGGTAACGACGTGGACTCGGTGGTGGCGATCCACGCGGCGCTGCGGGTGGACGCGCTCGTCCTGCTCGTGCCGCGTAGTGCCGGGGCGAAGCAGCTCGCCGACATCATTGCCCGCACCCGAGCGCGGGTCGGCTCGGCGCCGAATTGGACCACGGTCAGCCAGCCGGAACTATCCGGGCTTTGTCGTTGGATCGACCTTGGCGACGGTCAGCGCGGGAGCGCCGGTTCGCCGCGCCCCGCGCGGCCGGCCGACGAACCATCCGTCGTGCTCTACACCTCGGGGACCACGTCTCGGCCCAAGGGCGTCATCCACTCGCTGAGCACATTGGCCAAGGCGTCGGCGAACTACACTGCGGCAGCGGGTTTGGGTGCCGAAGACCGGATCTTTTTGATCAGCCCGCTGGCATCGGTCACCGGGGTCTTGCAAGCGTTGTTCATCGGCCCAATGCTCGCGATACCGGTGATCCTCGAGGACCGTTGGGACCCGTCGGCGACGTGCGAGCTGCTGGTCACCTCCGGTGCGACGTGGTACGGCGGCCCGGACCGGCTGCTCGATCGCATACTCGACGAGGCCGCTACGCGCGATGGGGCGGTCCCCCTGCGCGCGGTCTATCTCGGTGGCACGACGCTGGACCGGCGGATCGTCGAACGCGTCGAACGCGATTTCGGCATCGTCGTCATGCGCGCGTACGGGTCCTCGGAAGTGCCCGTCAGCACGTCCGGTCTGCGGGACGAACCGCGCGTCGTGCGCCATGCCGATGACGGAGTGCCGCTCGAGGACGTCGACGTCCGCATCGGATCCGTGGCCGAGCCCGCCGAGTGCTGCATCAAGGGTCCGCACACTTTCCTGGGTTATACCGATGCCCAGGACGACGAGCTGGCGTTCGACGGTGAGTGGTTCCGCACCGGCGATGTGGCGGAGATCGTCGGCGGGCGGGTGCGCATCGTCGGCCGGATCAAGGACATCGTGATCCGCAATGGCCTGAAGATCCCGGCGGCCGAAGTGGAGGAGGCCGTGTCGCGGATAGCTGGGGTCCGCGAATGTGCCGCCTACGCGGTTGCCGACAACACCACCGGGGAGCGGCTGGCCATGGCAATCGTCCTCGAACCCGAGGTCGAGATGACGCTGGCCGAGGTCGCCGAAGCTCTCCTTTCCGAGGGGCTGCCGAAATACAAACTGCCAGAGGAGCTGGTGTTGTGGGACGAGCCGCTGCCCGTCAATGCCAACGGCAAGATCGACCGCACCAAGCTCGACGCACGATCGGCCGG
- a CDS encoding enoyl-CoA hydratase/isomerase family protein: MSYDSVEGLRAEQEGAILHLSFERADRRNAVNDVMLDAMIAHVAAAGVDESVRVIRIDAAGPDFCAGSDLIANNTRAERKPRVGSTQRRLPNKANRLIPLMLETQLPIVSVVRGWAAGLGFHLALASDFCVAAEDARFWEPFMARGFTPDSGAAWLLPRLVGLVRTRQLLMLGKEISGSTAAEWGIIHAAAPVSELEAAASELIAGLADAPTVALGLTKWLLQSGNGLDLDRHLQNEAMALELSSRSDDFKEGLAAFRDRRDAKFQGR, translated from the coding sequence ATGAGTTACGACAGCGTTGAAGGCCTCAGGGCCGAACAAGAAGGTGCGATCTTGCACCTAAGTTTCGAGCGGGCCGACCGCCGGAACGCGGTCAACGACGTCATGCTCGACGCGATGATCGCCCATGTCGCGGCCGCGGGTGTCGACGAGTCCGTCCGTGTCATCAGGATCGACGCCGCGGGACCTGACTTCTGCGCGGGCTCCGACCTGATCGCCAATAACACCCGCGCCGAGCGAAAGCCCAGGGTGGGTAGCACACAGCGCCGGCTGCCCAACAAAGCCAATCGGCTCATCCCGCTGATGCTCGAGACTCAGCTGCCGATCGTGTCGGTGGTGCGGGGCTGGGCCGCCGGTCTCGGGTTTCACCTTGCGCTAGCTTCCGACTTCTGCGTCGCCGCCGAGGATGCGCGGTTCTGGGAACCCTTCATGGCCCGCGGCTTCACCCCCGACAGCGGTGCGGCCTGGCTGTTGCCGCGGCTCGTCGGACTGGTCCGCACTCGGCAGCTCCTGATGCTCGGCAAGGAAATCTCCGGCTCCACCGCGGCCGAGTGGGGCATCATTCACGCCGCCGCACCTGTCAGTGAACTGGAAGCGGCCGCAAGCGAACTGATCGCGGGCCTTGCCGACGCCCCCACGGTGGCGCTGGGCCTCACCAAGTGGCTGCTGCAGAGCGGCAACGGGCTCGACCTGGACCGTCACCTGCAGAACGAGGCGATGGCGCTCGAGTTATCCAGCCGCAGTGACGATTTCAAAGAGGGTTTGGCGGCCTTCCGCGACAGACGTGACGCGAAGTTCCAAGGGCGCTAG
- a CDS encoding SDR family NAD(P)-dependent oxidoreductase produces the protein MQSMTFDNQVAIVTGAGGGLGRCHALELARRGARVVVNDLGSSVDGSGASTSAAQAVVDEITAAGGTAIANGDSVATEEGGAAIAAAAMDAFGQVDILVNNAGILRDAAFKNMTAEQVDAVIAVHLAGAFNVTRAVWPIMRAQNYGRIVQTTSGTGLFGNFGQANYGAAKMGLVGMMHVLAIEGARNGIAINAIAPIARTRMTEDIMGEAGKAMHPELVTPVVIYLCHRSCDRTAHIYSVGAGKVSRVFIGVTKGIEDTALTAESVASSIDEIDDSATFTIRGGPAAA, from the coding sequence ATGCAGTCAATGACTTTCGATAATCAGGTGGCCATCGTCACCGGTGCCGGTGGCGGGCTTGGCCGCTGTCACGCCCTCGAGCTCGCTCGGCGTGGCGCTCGAGTCGTGGTCAACGACCTGGGCAGCAGCGTGGATGGCAGCGGAGCGTCGACGTCGGCGGCCCAAGCCGTGGTTGACGAGATCACTGCCGCGGGCGGCACCGCGATCGCCAACGGTGACTCGGTGGCCACTGAGGAAGGCGGCGCCGCGATCGCGGCGGCCGCGATGGACGCCTTCGGCCAGGTGGATATTCTGGTGAACAACGCGGGGATTCTGCGCGACGCAGCATTCAAGAACATGACCGCCGAGCAGGTCGACGCGGTCATCGCGGTACACCTGGCCGGCGCCTTCAATGTGACACGCGCGGTGTGGCCGATCATGCGGGCGCAAAATTACGGACGAATCGTTCAGACCACTTCTGGCACTGGGCTTTTCGGCAACTTCGGTCAGGCGAACTACGGCGCCGCGAAGATGGGCCTGGTCGGCATGATGCACGTCCTCGCCATCGAAGGTGCCCGCAACGGCATCGCGATCAACGCCATCGCTCCCATCGCGCGGACACGGATGACCGAGGACATCATGGGGGAGGCCGGTAAGGCCATGCATCCCGAGCTCGTCACCCCGGTGGTGATCTACCTCTGTCATCGGTCCTGCGACCGAACCGCGCACATCTACTCGGTCGGCGCCGGGAAGGTGTCACGGGTGTTCATCGGCGTCACCAAGGGAATCGAGGACACGGCTTTGACCGCGGAGTCGGTGGCATCGTCGATCGACGAGATCGACGACAGCGCCACGTTCACCATTCGGGGCGGACCCGCCGCGGCCTAA
- a CDS encoding enoyl-CoA hydratase/isomerase family protein, which produces MTYQRLLVERHGPVGWIINDRPDRLNAYDVVMRAEFPKAWAELNADPDVRVIVHTGNGRAFQVGADVEELDGEAVLQFQETMRTLDLKLTAWHCNVEKPVITAVNGVCAGGGLHWVADADIVIASSNASFVDPHVSIGQVSALETIALMRKMPAEAVLRMALVGSHERLSAQRAYQLGMISQVVDPPEKLREVAQELAEKIARNSPAAMRATKRALWGALEYGLTDACREGAKHLTSMWGHPDQNEGPLAFADKRSPKWAPLEVDS; this is translated from the coding sequence ATGACATACCAGAGACTGCTCGTCGAGCGGCACGGGCCGGTGGGCTGGATCATCAACGACCGGCCGGACCGGCTCAACGCCTACGACGTCGTGATGCGTGCGGAATTCCCCAAAGCCTGGGCGGAATTGAATGCCGACCCCGACGTTCGCGTCATCGTGCACACCGGCAACGGGCGAGCATTTCAGGTGGGCGCCGACGTCGAGGAGCTCGACGGCGAGGCCGTGCTGCAGTTTCAGGAGACTATGCGCACACTGGACCTCAAGTTGACGGCGTGGCACTGCAACGTCGAGAAGCCGGTCATCACGGCCGTCAACGGGGTGTGCGCCGGCGGCGGGTTGCACTGGGTGGCCGACGCCGACATCGTCATCGCGTCGTCGAATGCGAGCTTCGTCGATCCACACGTCTCGATCGGCCAGGTCAGCGCCTTGGAAACCATCGCCCTGATGCGCAAGATGCCGGCCGAGGCCGTGCTGCGGATGGCCCTGGTGGGCAGCCACGAACGGCTCAGCGCCCAGCGGGCATACCAGCTCGGCATGATCAGTCAAGTGGTCGACCCGCCAGAAAAGCTGCGCGAGGTCGCTCAGGAGCTCGCCGAGAAGATCGCCAGGAACTCTCCCGCGGCGATGCGCGCCACCAAGCGCGCGTTGTGGGGCGCGCTCGAATACGGCCTGACGGACGCGTGCCGAGAAGGCGCCAAGCACCTGACGTCGATGTGGGGACACCCCGACCAGAACGAGGGTCCCCTTGCCTTCGCGGACAAGCGAAGTCCCAAATGGGCTCCGTTGGAGGTGGATTCGTGA
- a CDS encoding class I adenylate-forming enzyme family protein, with the protein MNLTDLLSGLPEIAVHMLDNEVSRDELTASADQLGAVLTESGLTTGQVVAAMLPNDATAVAALFGTWRAGGVYTPLNPRAADVEVVDQLKTLRPAAVITTPGLAHRFSTFHIPVILGHALAWATAGQGDQPADARCCDADVALLQFTSGTTGPPKPVPLRHTTVLDLIDRLLTKLRGTKTATETPKRPPMPNLVPLSLSLWAGIYQVLFAFRARSGVVLMERFSASDFAALIRRYQLRSTVLPPAALTMVLHDDSVTDLSPLRIVRSITAPLSPVQAARFRDKFGVIVLNSYGQTELGGEVVGWSAADAREWGETKLGSVGRPLPGIDVTIADDEVMVRTPTTAARNIDPAFLDRLTDDGWFHTGDLGWFDDDGFLWLDGRVSDMINRGGLKVFPGTVEDVILGAGGVREAAVVGVPDERLGEVPWAFVVRGDDTVTEESLTAWCRERLTPYRVPVRFVFVNRLPRNDVGKVVKRELAAMADV; encoded by the coding sequence GTGAATCTCACCGACCTGCTGAGCGGCCTGCCCGAGATCGCGGTGCACATGCTCGACAATGAGGTGTCGCGCGACGAGCTGACAGCCAGCGCCGACCAACTCGGCGCGGTGCTCACCGAGAGCGGACTGACAACGGGGCAGGTTGTGGCCGCCATGCTGCCCAACGACGCAACCGCCGTCGCCGCGCTGTTCGGCACGTGGCGTGCCGGTGGGGTGTACACACCGCTGAACCCGAGGGCGGCCGACGTCGAGGTCGTGGACCAGCTGAAGACATTGCGCCCCGCCGCAGTCATCACGACGCCCGGTCTGGCACATCGTTTTTCGACGTTTCACATCCCCGTCATCCTCGGTCACGCGTTGGCGTGGGCGACGGCGGGCCAAGGCGACCAGCCGGCCGATGCGCGGTGTTGCGACGCCGATGTGGCGCTGCTGCAGTTCACTTCCGGTACGACGGGTCCACCGAAGCCGGTGCCACTTCGTCACACGACGGTGCTCGACCTGATCGACCGACTGTTGACGAAACTGCGTGGCACCAAAACTGCCACAGAAACCCCGAAGCGTCCGCCTATGCCGAACCTTGTGCCGCTGTCGTTGTCGTTGTGGGCCGGCATCTACCAGGTGCTGTTCGCGTTCCGCGCACGTTCGGGCGTGGTGCTGATGGAGCGATTTTCCGCGTCGGATTTCGCCGCGCTGATTCGGCGGTACCAACTGCGATCCACGGTGCTGCCGCCCGCGGCGCTCACCATGGTGCTGCACGACGACTCGGTTACGGACTTGTCGCCGCTGAGGATCGTGCGGTCGATCACGGCTCCCCTGTCGCCCGTTCAAGCGGCCCGATTCAGGGACAAGTTCGGGGTGATCGTGCTCAACTCCTACGGCCAAACAGAACTCGGCGGCGAGGTGGTGGGCTGGTCGGCCGCCGATGCCCGCGAGTGGGGCGAGACCAAACTCGGATCGGTGGGACGGCCGCTGCCGGGCATTGATGTGACCATTGCCGACGACGAGGTGATGGTGCGCACGCCAACGACAGCGGCCCGCAACATCGATCCGGCCTTCCTCGACCGGCTCACCGACGATGGCTGGTTCCACACCGGTGACCTGGGTTGGTTCGACGACGATGGGTTCCTGTGGCTAGACGGCCGGGTGTCGGACATGATCAACCGCGGCGGCCTCAAGGTCTTCCCGGGCACCGTAGAGGACGTCATCCTCGGCGCCGGCGGTGTGCGGGAAGCCGCCGTCGTGGGCGTACCGGACGAGCGGCTCGGCGAGGTGCCGTGGGCATTTGTCGTGCGCGGTGATGACACGGTGACAGAGGAGAGCCTCACCGCCTGGTGCCGGGAGCGGCTGACGCCATATCGCGTACCCGTGCGATTCGTGTTCGTCAACCGGCTGCCCCGCAACGACGTCGGCAAGGTGGTCAAGCGCGAACTCGCCGCCATGGCCGACGTGTGA
- a CDS encoding acyl-CoA dehydrogenase family protein — translation MTPLPITEATSAAEAVAAVEQWVDAEVPASWRAAAAEGPAALRAVRSPADYRQWYPIFAASGLVVPTWAREYGGLGIGNEVARAIDRVLRPLRLSRLNPLGLNNAAAALFSHGTEEQRLRFLPPIVRNEEKWCQLFSEPGAGSDLASLATRAVRDAYDWVISGQKVWTTWADEADFAILLARTDPEAPKHKGITYFLLDMHQPGVEVRPLRQITGEAEFNEVFIDNARVPDAHRVGEVNDGWRVSASTLSSERQMVSGSGSGGMGRLGGSGTDRLIALARETGRWDDPVVRNKIMRLWAQEQIRGWTNDRVRAALSAGQSPGAASSIGKVHQATLNQQIQNLMVDLLGTDAVAWPATEDPDALPRDVHGMLRSLANGTEGGTTDINKNILGERVLGLPKEPDPWKGKPWKDIPRS, via the coding sequence ATGACGCCACTGCCGATCACCGAGGCCACTAGCGCCGCCGAAGCCGTCGCGGCCGTCGAACAATGGGTCGACGCCGAGGTACCGGCCTCCTGGCGCGCCGCCGCCGCCGAGGGGCCCGCTGCCCTGCGCGCGGTGCGAAGTCCCGCGGACTACCGGCAGTGGTATCCCATCTTCGCCGCGAGCGGTCTTGTCGTGCCGACCTGGGCGCGCGAATACGGCGGACTGGGTATCGGCAACGAGGTCGCCCGGGCAATCGATCGGGTGCTGCGTCCGCTGCGACTGTCCCGGCTGAATCCCTTGGGGCTCAATAACGCTGCCGCAGCGTTGTTCAGCCACGGCACCGAAGAGCAGCGGCTGCGGTTCCTGCCGCCGATCGTGCGCAACGAGGAAAAGTGGTGCCAGCTGTTCAGCGAGCCCGGCGCCGGGTCCGACCTCGCGTCGTTGGCGACCCGGGCCGTCCGGGACGCCTACGACTGGGTGATCTCGGGCCAAAAGGTCTGGACCACATGGGCCGACGAGGCCGACTTCGCGATCCTGCTCGCCAGAACCGATCCGGAGGCGCCCAAGCACAAGGGCATCACCTACTTTCTGCTCGACATGCATCAACCCGGCGTCGAGGTGCGGCCATTACGTCAGATCACCGGCGAGGCGGAGTTCAACGAGGTCTTCATCGACAATGCCCGGGTACCTGACGCGCACCGCGTGGGCGAGGTCAACGACGGCTGGCGGGTCAGCGCATCGACGTTGTCCAGTGAGCGGCAGATGGTGTCGGGCTCCGGGTCGGGAGGCATGGGGCGCCTGGGCGGCTCCGGCACGGATCGCCTGATAGCGCTGGCGCGCGAGACCGGCCGGTGGGACGACCCGGTCGTCCGGAACAAGATCATGCGGCTGTGGGCACAGGAGCAGATCCGCGGCTGGACCAATGACCGTGTCAGGGCGGCACTTTCGGCCGGCCAGTCGCCGGGAGCCGCATCCTCGATCGGCAAGGTGCACCAGGCCACGCTCAACCAGCAAATCCAGAACCTCATGGTGGACCTGCTGGGCACCGACGCGGTCGCCTGGCCGGCCACCGAGGACCCGGACGCCTTGCCGCGAGACGTCCACGGCATGCTGCGCAGCCTCGCGAACGGGACCGAGGGCGGCACCACCGATATCAACAAGAACATCCTCGGTGAACGCGTGCTCGGGCTACCCAAGGAACCGGACCCCTGGAAGGGGAAGCCCTGGAAGGACATTCCGCGCTCGTGA
- a CDS encoding enoyl-CoA hydratase/isomerase family protein, translating to MSEQPSGIVSTVGEDGVLRITIDRADVGNSLSPLAREALTEALILANDRSDVRAVLLSATGDRHFCAGAALTSPAANADTQPKPLSDKRPGDIARMLQQGWQRLIASILDCDKPVVAAVNGTAAGAGASLVLAADLVVMSAEAKLVEAFVHRGILPDSGAVHLLTRIVGLRKATELLMLGEPVDALTCEKLGLVNRVTAPEDTHAVAEEFAVRLAAGPTVMLALTKRLLSVSSESDRHRAFEQEAWAQEVVSGTEDLQEGLAAFAERREPKFLGR from the coding sequence ATGAGCGAGCAACCATCGGGCATCGTTTCGACCGTCGGTGAGGACGGGGTGTTGCGAATCACCATCGACCGCGCTGATGTCGGAAATTCGTTGTCGCCCTTGGCCCGCGAGGCGCTCACCGAGGCGTTGATCCTGGCCAACGACCGATCCGACGTCCGTGCCGTCCTGTTGAGCGCAACCGGTGACCGCCATTTCTGTGCCGGTGCGGCCTTGACCTCACCGGCCGCGAACGCTGATACACAACCAAAACCCCTCTCGGACAAGCGGCCCGGCGATATCGCTCGGATGCTGCAGCAAGGCTGGCAGCGATTGATTGCGTCGATATTGGATTGCGACAAACCGGTGGTGGCCGCTGTCAACGGCACGGCGGCCGGCGCGGGCGCCAGCTTGGTGCTGGCAGCCGATCTGGTCGTGATGTCGGCGGAGGCCAAGCTCGTGGAGGCGTTTGTGCATCGGGGGATCCTTCCCGATTCGGGGGCCGTCCATCTCCTGACGAGAATTGTCGGTTTGCGCAAGGCCACCGAACTCTTGATGCTCGGTGAACCAGTCGATGCGCTCACCTGCGAGAAGCTCGGGCTGGTCAATCGCGTGACCGCACCGGAAGACACCCACGCGGTCGCCGAAGAGTTCGCGGTACGGCTGGCCGCGGGGCCCACGGTAATGCTGGCGCTGACCAAACGACTGTTGTCGGTGTCGTCGGAGTCGGATCGACACCGCGCGTTCGAGCAGGAAGCGTGGGCGCAGGAGGTGGTGTCGGGCACCGAGGACCTGCAAGAGGGCCTTGCGGCGTTCGCCGAGCGCCGAGAGCCCAAGTTTCTCGGTCGTTGA